One Alligator mississippiensis isolate rAllMis1 chromosome 1, rAllMis1, whole genome shotgun sequence genomic window carries:
- the KCNF1 gene encoding potassium voltage-gated channel subfamily F member 1 — protein MKMAGDSRFPDLDSNGSEKNEDIEIIVNVGGVRQVLDGDNLNRYPGTRLTELINCLSGGYDTIFALCDDYDPGKREFYFDRDPDAFKCIIDVYYFGEIHMKKGICPICFKNEMEFWKVDLKFLDDCCKTHLSEKKEELEEIARRVQLILDDLGVDASESRWKRCQKCIWKFMEKPESSYPARVIAILSFLFILISSVVMCVGTIPELQIVDSEGNHVEHPTLDSIETACIGWFTLEYVLRLISSPNKLHFALSFMNIIDAFAILPFYVSLILTHLGARLMELTNVQQAVQALRIMRIARIFKLARHSSGLQTLTYALKRSFKELGLLLMYLAVGIFVFSALGYTMEQSHPETLFKSIPQSFWWAIITMTTVGYGDIYPKTTLGKLNAAISFLCGVIAIALPIHPIINNFVRYYNKQRVLETAAKHELELMELYSAVGKAGASQNELEDLMRERKDGPSCSGRLKVSHSDTFIHLLSDEKHYRTRLQSCK, from the coding sequence ATGAAAATGGCAGGTGACTCCAGATTTCCAGATCTGGACAGCAATGgatcagaaaaaaatgaagacataGAAATTATCGTCAATGTTGGTGGGGTGAGACAGGTGCTAGATGGAGATAATCTGAACCGATATCCTGGAACAAGACTAACAGAGTTGATCAACTGTTTATCAGGGGGATATGATACTATTTTTGCTCTCTGTGATGACTATGATCCAGGGAAAAGAGAGTTTTACTTTGACAGAGATCCAGATGCTTTCAAATGTATTATTGATGTATATTACTTTGGAGAAATTCACATGAAGAAAGGGATATGCCCTATATGTTTCAAGAATGAAATGGAGTTTTGGAAAGTGGACCTTAAATTCTTGGATGACTGCTGCAAAACTCATCTGAGTGAAAAAAAGGAGGAGCTGGAAGAAATAGCCCGAAGAGTACAGCTGATTTTGGATGATTTGGGAGTAGATGCCTCTGAAAGTCGCTGGAAAAGATGCCAAAAATGTATTTGGAAATTCATGGAGAAACCAGAATCATCCTACCCAGCTAGAGTAATTGCAATTTTGtcctttctatttattttaatctCCTCTGTAGTCATGTGTGTGGGGACTATCCCAGAGCTCCAGATAGTCGACTCTGAGGGAAATCATGTGGAACACCCAACTCTAGACAGCATTGAGACAGCTTGTATCGGGTGGTTTACCCTGGAATATGTACTCAGACTCATTTCTTCTCCAAATAAACTGCACTTTGCTCTGTCTTTCATGAACATCATTGATGCTTTTGCAATACTCCCCTTCTATGTCAGCCTGATTTTGACCCACTTAGGTGCCAGACTGATGGAGTTAACTAATGTTCAACAGGCTGTTCAAGCACTTCGGATCATGAGGATTGCAAGAATTTTCAAGCTCGCACGCCACTCTTCGGGGCTGCAGACTTTAACATATGCTCTTAAAAGGAGCTttaaggagctggggctgcttctTATGTACTTGGCTGTTGGTATTTTTGTCTTTTCTGCCCTTGGTTATACCATGGAACAAAGTCACCCTGAGACTTTATTTAAAAGCATCCCCCAGTCATTTTGGTGGGCAATCATAACCATGACCACAGTTGGATATGGGGACATATATCCCAAGACAACCCTGGGGAAACTCAATGCTGCCATCAGTTTCCTTTGTGGGGTGATAGCGATAGCACTTCCTATCCACCCCATTATCAACAACTTTGTCAGATACTATAATAAGCAGAGAGTTTTAGAAACAGCTGCCAAGCACGAACTAGAGCTGATGGAACTGTACTCAGCTGTGGGAAAAGCTGGAGCCTCCCAAAATGAATTAGAAGACCTTATGAGGGAACGCAAAGATGGTCCTTCGTGTAGCGGCCGTCTAAAAGTTTCCCACAGTGACACTTTTATTCATCTTCTGTCAGATGAGAAACATTACAGGACCAGGCTTCAAAGCTGCAAATAA